DNA sequence from the Chitinophaga flava genome:
TACTCCAGGGTTAATTTCTTACGCTTGTCGTCCAGTGCCAGCACTTCATCTACCAAAGCCACTTCCTTGAAGTTTTTCAGGGCCAGGCGTTCCAACACCAGATCTTTATTTTGACGTATAAACGGTACTTGTAACATGTTGTATTAAAAAATTTTGCTCAAAGATAGAATTTAGCTGAGATATTTACCTACTATCGGCATCCTGCGGCCTACACCAAAGGCTTTGGAAGAGACACGGATAATAGGGCAGAATTGATTTCTTTTATATTCATTGGTGTTAACCATCTTTAAGGCCCGCGAAACCAAAGCGGAGTCGAAGCCCTGAGCGATAATTTCTTTAGGACCCTGACGGCGCTCAATGTACTGATACAGCAGTTTGTCGAGCACGGTGTAATCCGGCAGGCTGTCGCTGTCTTTCTGATTAGGGCGCAGCTCTGCAGAAGGGGCCTTTTCAATGATGTTTACCGGTATAATCTCCCGCTCCCGGTTGATATAACGGGCCAGCGCATATACCTGCATTTTGTACACATCTCCCAGCACAGACAGGCCACCGGCCATATCGCCGTAAAGCGTGCCATAACCGGTAGACAGCTCACTCTTATTGGATGTATTCAACAGAATATACCCAAATTTGTTGGACAGCCCCATCAGCAGGTTACCGCGGATACGGGACTGCGTATTTTCTTCTGCCACATTGAAGGGCAGCCCTTTGAAATAGGGCTCCAGCGTGGTCAGGAAATTTTCGTAGATATCATTGATACGGATGATATCATAAGGATTGTTCAGATTTTTGGACAAGGCCACCGCATCATTTACAGAATGATCAGTAGAGTAGGGGGAAGGCATCAGCACAGCCCTTACATTTTCGCTGCCCAGGGCATCACAGGCGATGGCGAGCACCACAGCGCTGTCTATCCCGCCGGAAGAGCCCAGGATGGCCTTTTTGAAGCCCATCTTGCTGAAATAGTCGCGGATGCCCAATACCAGCGCATCATAGATGCGATGTATGTTGTGGTCAAAAACCAGTTCAGTCAGCGGAGTGAATGTTGGTGTGGCTGCCACTGCTGTTCCTTTGCTAAGCAGGTCTTCCAGGTCCATGCCATCCAAAGCTTCCGTGAAGTAAGGCAATACCTTCGCCACATTACCGGCTGCATCAAAAATCAGGGAACCACCATCAAATACGATCTCTGTCTGAGAGCCTACTGTATTACAGTAATACATAGGCAGCTTGTATTTGAGCACATTAGCCCGGATGATCTCTTTTCTGTCTTCATCATGATCATAATCAAAAGGGGAAGCAGAGAGGTTGATCATCACATCAGGTTCCTGCGCCATCAGCACATCCATCGGACATACCCGGTACAGTGGATTGTTGCCCAGGTTCCAGATATCTTCACAGATGGTTACCGCCAGTTTTTTCCCTTTGAAAGGAATAATGTTCCATTCGTAGGATGGTTCAAAATAGCGGTATTCATCAAAAACATCATAGGTAGGCAGTAGTGTTTTGTGCACTACCTGTTTCACTTCTCCTTCATGAAGGAACCAGGCCGCATTAAAGAGGTCTTTACCTTCACGCTGAGGATTGCGTGCCGGGCTGCCCACCAGCACGGCGATATCTTTGGTATGGGCTTTAATCACATCAATAGCATGATAACATTGCCCGATAAAGTCTTCAAACTCAAGGAAGTCACGGGGAGGATACCCGCAAACGCACAACTCGGAAAACACCACCAGATCGGCGCCCTGCACCTTTGCAGCATGAATGCCATCAATGATCTTCTGTGTGTTGTGTTCAAAATTGCCTATATGGTAGTTCTGTTGTGCCAGTATAATTTTCATACCCTGAAAAAATTTAAAAAATCAGCTGTTGCCTAGAAATATACGCCCAGCCGAAGTGCAAAGCTATTCATATTTACTTTACCATCATTCCATTTCGCATTGCGGGTCACGTCCACAAAACCATTCTGATAGGTGACACCTACTACGCCTTTAAGGGTTTCGCCCAAGGGATATTCAATACCGGCCCCGATGAGCATGCCGATGTTGATACGGTTCATTTCGGGCAGTATGTTCACTCTGTCAAAGGTTTGATTCAGGGAGATGATATCCGCCCTTCCGCTGACAGGGAATGCGAGATAGGTACCGAATTGTCCCCACCAGTCGATATCATTATGCGAGGTTGTTTTTAACTTCAGCGCCAATGGTATCTCAATGTAGGTGAGTTTCATATTATATTCTGCCGGACTGGCCTTAAAATCGCCCAATCCTTTACCAGCATCATATTTCAGCTTACTACCGCCCAGCACCACGTTGAAGCCCGAAGCCAGCGCATAGTTACCGGTTTCGTTCAGGTTAAAATCGGCCATCACACCAAAAGCAAGTCCCGCTTTGGAACTGTTGCGGTTCACTCCCGACTCCTGCGGTTTCAGTATGGATATCATCGGGTCTAATTTAAAACCCAGCCTTACTTTCTCCCGGAAAGTACGGTACCCGCTCTGCGCCATCCCCATCTGCACCATACCTATTGTCAATGCTAAAAGGAAAATCCTCTTCATATGATTCATTTTAACGATGAAATTACGAATTACATTATTCACTGTCATAATTCGTAATTTGCATTTTTCTAATCTAATTACTGTGATGCGACATTATCCTACATACTCCCTGCTTGCCGGCTGCCTGATGGTACTGCTGTTCCACGCCTGCAAGCCCGGCAGCAAAGCACCGGATGTAAGCCATATACCCATGGACGTTAGTATCCAGCGGTTCGATTCGGCCCTTTTCACCCTCGATACCAACAACCTGCAACCCGGCCTGACCGCCCTCCATGCCAGCTACCCTGTTTTTATGCCCATATACATATCTGAAATCATGAATATGGGTGCGTATACAGACAGCAGCAGGGAAATACAACAGCAGGTGCGGCTTTTCCTGACCAACCCCGACTTCCGTCAGCTGGAGAAGGCCGTGACTGCGAAATTCGGGAATACCACATCATTGCAAACGCAGCTCGCTCAGGCTTTCCGTTATACAAAATATTACATCCCCGCTTTTCATCCGCCTAAAGTAGTCACTTTTATCTCGGGTATTGCCAATTATGGTGCCATTACTATCGACTCTATCCTGGGAATTGGGCTGGATATGTACATGGGCGCCGATTTCCCGCCATATGCCCGTATCCCGGATTATCCTGATTACATGATTCAGCGCTTTGCCCCTGAATATATTACCACCAACTGTATGCAGGTGATCCAGCAACAACTGTATCCCGCACCCCGTAATGGTGGCGGCCTGCTCGAACAAATGATCGAAGCCGGCAAACAACAATATTTCCTTTCTAAAGTATTACCTCAAACGGCCGACTCTATCCGTTTCGGCTATACGAAAGATCAGCTGCAATGGTGTCACGAAAATGAAAAGATGATCTGGCAGTTTTTTGTTCAGAATAACCTTCTCTATTCCACCGACTGGCAGCAGATCAACCACTTCATGACTGATGCGCCCTCAACCCAGGGCATGCCTGAAGGCTCTCCCGGAAAAATAGGCTACTTCGTAGGGTACGCCATCGTGAGCAAATACATGGAAAAGCACACTGATGTTACCTTGCAGCAACTGATGGAATCAAAAAATTTACTGGAAATATTCAAGGAGTCGAAGTACAGACCCTGATGCTGAAACGGGAGCAAAGTTCACAAGAGCTTTGCTCTTTTTTTTGCGCTTTAGTTCAGTTTAAATGGAACAACCATCTGGAACTCAGGAATCCTGACATCCAGGATTTTCTTATCAAGCTGATTTTCCATTTGATAAGTACCGTACATCTTTCCGATCTCGGTGCGGAGGTTGGAGCCCGAGACATATTGATAGGTTTCGCCGGGGGCCAGCAGTGGCTGAACACCAACTACACCTTCTCCTTCCACTTCACGGTGGGAACCGTTGGAATCAATAATAAACCAGTGACGGCGCAGTAACTTGATGGGGAATGTATTGTTGTTTTCAATGGTGATACGGTAAGCAAACATAAATTCGCCTCCAATCGGATTGGAATAATCCGGCTGGTAGAATGTTTCTACGCTGATGGTGATGCCCTCTGTTACCTTCTTAACCATAAAATCAACCTTTGACGTAAAAATAAGAAAAATAAAGCCAGTGGGCAGATTTTTTCTACCCCGGGAAACACTTTAACGATTTTTTAGATAATTTCTATTCCTTCCAGCACGAGCGGATCAGTCTCCGCCATTCTGGCTGCTATTTCCAGCCTGTTGTGATAATATCCCTTACGGGCACATTCATACAGATATCTTCTCAGGAAACCCATCATACCATATTGCTGGTACTGCTTTACATGACAGGCTTCATGACGGAGCCAGGCAGTATCGGCCAGAAACTCCAAACGGGACGCCCCATACAGATGTATAGTGCGTCCCAATACCATGGCTACCTGTTCTACTCCCATTACCATAGCGGCAATGCGGGCAAGCCCTGAATCAACGTGTATACGACATCTTATTTTTTCCAATCCTTTTTCCCGAATAATGTAAATCTACGGGAAATATTAAAACCCCAGCGGTATTGTCCCTGCAACCAGGAGGAAGTGGTCTCTGGTATGAACTGGGTTTCCTGGATAGCAGTGGCATTGGTGAAGTTGATATGAAACACGTGTCCGCCGGTTTCTATCTCAACACCTACTGCCAGTGGATTATAGAGCGAAGTGCTCTTCTTGTAGTAATCCTTGCTGTCATTAGACCGGAAAGGATAATAATATTCAGCAATCAGTCCCACACGCTTCGACAGCTTCAGCCGGCCACCAACGCCCATGGCAAACAGATTGTTCATATCCATATAACCTACCCGGTTGCGATGGACGAAAGTAGGAGACAGCGTTAAAGACAAGATGCCAAATTTCCGGGAGACAATAGCCTGGGCCACATAACTCATCCGGTCTGCTGCATCCTTGAAATACGCGGCCTGATGCGGGTCCGCTTCCGAAGTCATACAGGATATCACTGTGGTGCCCAGCAGTGACACTGATACTGGCATATGATCATCCTGTGTTTGTTCCAGCAAACGGTATTTCGCCAGTACGTCCACCAGCTGGCGTTGTGCGCCGGAGCCTTTGGAACGTCCCAGTCCCACCATCAGTCTGTCTGTAATACCATACTCCAGGCCAATACGGATATCCGTAGAATTGTCCATGCCATAAAATGTCTTTACACCACCGAATTCTCCGGCCATGTCACCAAAGCGGTGATCCACGCGGAAGTCCAGTTCATGTTTACGGAGTGTTTCCGTAGAATGCCCCATAATAATACGGGTGCCCTTATAGGTATATAATACTTTGGGATGCCGGACACCGGTAGAATCGAAGAGTTTGCTCAGGTCATCCTGTGCCTGGGCATAGAAGCTGATACCGGCCAGCAGCATCAGGGAAACAATAATTTTCATGTGTTGATTTAAAAATGAATGATGGATTTTTTACCGGTTGACAACTGTATACAGTGCATTCACTGTGACGGCTACTACCTCCGCGATATTTTTCACCACAATCGTAGGGATATCGATACGATGATCTGCAATGCGGATGTTAAAAGTGGCACCGGCAGTGATATTACCGCCCTTTACGGTGATAGTACCTTTTTCCTTGTAGGTTTTGTCTACGCCATGCAGATTTAGTATACCCTCTACCGTTACCTGATAAGTGCCGTCTTTGCTGAGGTCTGCATCGTCCAGCACTTTTCCTTTGAATTCGGCATAAGGATACTTGTCACTTTCCAGATAGTTTTGGTTGAAATGTTCCTGCATCAGCTTCTGTCTGAACTGGAAAGAAGCAATTGGCACCTTGAAATAGATAGCCTTGGTTTTGATGTTGATGGCAGACACTCCTTTTTCAGTCTTTGCTTCGATATCTTCCAGCGGGGAAGAGGAAAAGAAAGAAAAGTGAGTGTTTTTAGAGGAGAAAATATCCTGCGCCAGCAGCGGTGAGGACAATAGGGCCAGGAATAATAAACAGATAAGGCTTTTCATGATGGCAAAGATTAAGTTTACTTATCGGGCATACCCTTTTCAATCCAGCAGGCGATAGAGTCTTTTGTTCCCTGAGACAATGCAGGGAAGCGGGACGGCGGCATAGTGGCCTGGGCGCTGGTAACCCTCTGTGTAAAAACAGCCCTGGACGCACTGATATAGGATTTCAGTTTGTCCGCGGTAGAGAAATCGGAACCACCAGCGCGGTGACAGCCGCGGGAGGTACAGTTGGCCGTGACGACGTTATACACATAACTGGTAGTGACTAGGGCGACATTACAGTCAAATTTCCCATCGACACTGGCGGGGGCCACTGCCTGCTCATTCTTACAGGCAGCTGCCAGTACAAACCCCGACAAAAAAAGATAGGTTCTAAGTTTCATAGTAGCTTTTTAATTCATGCCTTGATACGGAACTAGCAAAGAATAGGTTGCCGGAGAATGTAGCTATTTGAATATTTAGTTATTATTTTGCATGAAATATTTCCGCCCGTGACCATAGAACAACTGTATAATATCTACCTGCAGCATCGCAGTGTTCAGACAGATACCCGCAAACTGAAGGCTAATGACATTTTCTTCGCACTTAAAGGAGATAACTTCAACGGCAATACGTTTGCAGCGAAAGCACTCGAAATGGGAGCTGCCTTTGCTGTAGTAGATGAAGCCGCCTACTTTACCCACCCCGACAGAATGATGCTGGTAGACAATGTACTGGAGACATTACAGGCACTGGCACTATGGCACCGGAAACAGCTGAATATCCCCTTTCTGGCCATTACCGGCACTAACGGTAAAACCACTACGAAAGAACTGATTAACGCCTCTTTATCTGCCGGCTTTAAAACATATGCCACCATCGGCAATCTCAACAACCATATCGGTGTTCCGCTCACCATCCTGGGCATATCCTCCGATGTGGAAATAGCCGTGATCGAAATGGGCGCCAGCCATCAGCAGGAAATAGCCAGCTACTGCACCATCGCCCTGCCTACCCATGGCATCATCACCAATATCGGGAAAGCCCACCTGGAAGGCTTCGGCAGCGAAGAAGGGGTAAAAAAAGCCAAAGGAGAACTGTACGATTATCTCAGGGCCAACAACGGTACTGTATTCGTATGCAACGACTATCCCTATCTGATGGAGATGAGCAAAGGCATCAGCAAAGTAATCACCTATGGCAGCAAAGATGCTGACTACACCGGCACCCCCGCAGCAGACAAGGCACTCATCGGTGTGCAGATAACCAGCAACAGTACGATCGGATTTATACAAACTAAACTCACCGGTTCCTATAACTTCCCGAATGTAATGGCCGCCGTGGCCGTGGCCAGCCACTTCAATGTGCCTGTTGAAAAGATCGGTCCCGCTATCGCCAACTATACGCCTTCCAACAACCGCTCCCAGGTTATCCAACAGGGTACCAATACTATCATCATGGACGCATACAATGCCAATCCATCCAGCATGAAAGCGGCTATTGATAACTTCGTAGGTATCGATGCTACCCGCAAAGTGCTGATGCTCGGCGCTATGATGGAGCTGGGCACCGACAGTATCCGCGAACATGAAGCTTTGGTGGAGCAGTTACAACGCCATCATTGGGAAGCAGTGGTACTCGTAGGCGGGGATTTTAAAAAGGTAAACCATCCCTACATCTTCCTGGAAAATTCAGCAGAAGCTGCACAATGGCTGCAGCAGCAACAGTTTCAGGACACCTACATACTTATCAAGGGTTCTCGCAGTACCGGCATGGAAAAGGTAATTGCATAAAATTATTTTTAGATATTTTGGCAAACAAATGTTAATGATTTCATAATTGTATTATTTTTAATGCTATTATTTCTCATTTGATATTTGCCCAAAATCTGAATTGTAATGCCCAAGAACAAATGGTGTAAAACCCTATGTATGCTATGCTGCATACTCGTAATCCCCTTTTTGCTTTTTGCCCAGGAAACCACATCTGACATCGCCGGTATCATCGGCAGTGAACAGGGTCCTGTGCCAGGAGCAAGTATTATTGCCCTCCATCAGCCTACAGGCACCCGTTATGTGACCGTGTCCCGTAAGGATGGACGTTTCAACCTCCCCAACCTGCGCGTAGGTGGACCTTATGTGCTCACTGTTTCCTACATCGGCTTTAAGGATGAAAAACGCGAAAACATCTTCCTGCAGCTGGGTCAGGAATACAAGGCTGATATACGCCTGCAGCAAAGTACCAGCAACCTCAACGAGATAGTAGTGAAAACTGCCAGCCAGAGCAAGGTTATCAACCAAGCCCGCACCGGCAGCCAGGAAATCATTACCCGTGCTCAAATGGACCGCCTGCCAACCGTAACACGTTCCATGCAGGACTTCACCAAACTTACCCCATCCGCCAACGGCCTCAACATCGGTGGCAGAAGCAACCAGCTCAACAACATCACTGTGGATGGTGCCAACTTCAACAACTCATTCGGTCTGCAGCCTACACTCGGCTCCCAGACAGCTTCACAGCCTATCAGCCTCGAAGCCCTCGAACAAATCCAGGTGAACGTTTCTCCCTACGACGTGAAACAGGGCGGCTTCTCCGGTGCCGGTATCAACAGTGTTACCAAAAGCGGTACCAACCAGTTTAAAGGTACTGTATACACTTACATCCAGTCACCCGGCCTGCAGGGCCTGAAAGTAGGCACTGCACAGGTAGCCAAACCTGTGTTTGACTATAACCTGCGCGGCTTCTCCGCCGGCGGTGCTATAGTACCCAACAAGGTGTTCTTCTTTATCAGCGCAGAACAGGAAAGAATTACCGCATCTGCCACCAGTATGGTAGCGAATACCAAAGCCGGCGCACCCGCTACTGGTAACGTTTCCAGAGCTGTAGCTGATACACTTAATCAACTCCGTCAGTTCCTGATCGACAACTATCAGTACAACCCCGGCGAATATCAAGGCTATGCCTATCGCACTTCCAGCGATAAAATCACCGCTAAAATTGACTGGAACGTAAATGAAAGCAACACGTTTACTTTCAAATACAACTACCTCAAATCCTACAAGGATATCTCAGCCAGCAACAGCGGCGCGCCCGGAGCAGGCCGTCAGCCCAGCAATACAGGCTTACCCTTCAGCGGAAGTGGTTACACCATCAACAACAACTTTAATATCTTCATCGCCGAACTGAACACCCGCATCGGCAACCGTGCTTCCAACAAATTACAGGTAGGTTTCTCTGCGATGAGAGACTTCAGAACAGCACTGTCTGAGAAAGAATTCCCGCTGGTAGACATCCTCGACGGACAAGGCAACAGCTACACCGCCTTCGGTTATGAGCCTTTTACCTACAACAATAAATTAAACACCAACGTATACCAGCTGTCTGATATCTTCAACCTCTACAAAGGCAAACACGAAATCACCATCGGTACACAGAACTATTACAAAACGTTTGTAAACGGATTTGCTCCTAACTATATTGGCAACTACCGTTTCAACACACTCACTGATTTTTATGCCAGTGCCAAAAACGGTCTGACCAACGCATCCCGTTATGCGCTGTCTTATACCACTACTAAAGATGGTTCTTTCCCTTATGCTAAAATTAATATGCTGGAACTGGGTGCCTTTATCCAGGACAAATGGAGCATCAACAATCACTTCACACTGACTTACGGTTTACGTATAGACGTTCCTGTTATAGGCAGCACCTTCGACAAAAATGACTCCCTCGCAGCACTGACCTTCCGCGATGGTATCCAGGTGGATGTAAGCCGTGCGCCTAAAACAAAGCCCATGTTTTCTCCCCGTATCGGCTTCAACTGGGATGCCACTCATGACGGTAAAACACAGGTACGTGGTGGTATCGGTCTGTTCTCCGGTCCTCCGCCGGCAGTATGGCTGAGCAACCAGGCAGGTAACAACGGTGTACAGTTTGGTTCATTCGTGGGTCAAACCAATGAAAATATACCTTCTATTCCATACGCCTTCAATCCGGATCCTAACAAATACCGGGTTGTGACAACAGAACCGTCCAAACAATATAATATAGCCGTTACCGATAGAAACTTTAAATATCCCCAGGTGCTGAAAATGACACTGGCAGTAGATCGCCAGCTGCCTGGCGGTATTATAGCCACACTGGAAGGTAACTACTCCAAAGACATCAATGCGGTATATTTCCAGAACATCAACCTGCCAACAACCGGTATTCAGCTGGACAGCACACCGGATCACCGTCTGCGTTACAGCTCTCCCAAAATGTATGGCGCCGGTACCAGCCTGGGTAATCCCAATATCAGCGATGCTATCCTGATGCGTAATACCAACAAAGGTTACTCTTACTTTGTAACTTTACAGGTGCAGAAAAATCTGCCAAACCTGTACCTCAGTGCGGCCTATACCTACAGCAAGTCCCGCTCTGTAAACGACGGTGGTACCATTGCACAAGGCAACTGGCGCGACCGCCCCGTAAGTGGCGATCCTAACGATCCCACATTGGGATACTCCAACTATTATATCCCTCACCGTGTGATTGCTGCCGCTACCTATAAATTCAACTGGGCTAAAAATTTCGCCACCTCTATCGGTATGATCTTCGAAGCTGCTCCTAATGGTGTTGCTTCTTATACCTACAACGGCGATCTCAACAATGATGGCTCCGGCGGAAACAATGACCTGATCTATATTCCAGCCAGCAAAAGCGATATCAAACTGGTACCGGTAGGTTACGGCGACAAAACCTTTGATCCCGCTAACCCCGCTGACAAACGCAGCGAAGCAGTTATCTGGAATCAGCTGGACAACTTCATCAAACAGGATGATTATCTGAGCCGCCACCGTGGCCAGTATGCAGAACGCAATGCAGTAGTGGCACCTTTCTTCAAACGCATGGATATCAACATCACACAGGATATCTATGTATTCAGTGGCAAGCAGAAAAACAAACACACGCTGCGCCTTACTTTCGACATCATCAACTTCGGTAATCTCCTCAACAGAAAATGGGGTACTTACCAGATTGCCAACGTACCTTCTTTCCTGAAGTATGAAGGCCAGCTCCGTGATGCCAATGGTAAAGCAACCAGCGCTCCTGCGTTCTCTTTCCCTTACCTCGACAAGGATAACCAGATTCCTGCAACCAACTCCTGGAGAGATAATACCAACATTATCTCCCGCTGGCAGGGTCAGATCGGCGTACGTTATATTTTTAACTAAACACACATTGCCCGAATCAATTATACCAATGCCTCCGGAAGCGTCAAAAGCTTCTGGGGGCATTTTTGACTGTGATAAGGGATGATACTGCTGATGATTATGATGGGTGGAGATTAAAGCGGAGATATAAACGAATATTTTTAATACCGAATAAACGATAAGTCAGAAGCAGTAAAAGAAGTAGAATGATAATAGCGGGAAAAACTATACTTTTTTGAGAGAGGAGCAATAAAATGGGGAGCTGATGCGTTTAATATATTATACGCGGTTGCGTATAACTTCTGTACTATCCCACTCAGGAGAACTCCATTAAATGATACCAGTAAAAGGTTGTCTGTTATAACTGTTCGCTGGCTGCTTTAAAAAAAAGACCTGCAAGCTAAAAAACCCGCAGGTGTTCATAACCTATGCCAACTTTAGAGTAATCGTGAAAACTTAAAAATTATATTAACTATAAAATTCAAGCTTTATAATATCTTGAGTGTAAAGTGATCTTTTGAATTGTTATTTATAGAGATAACGTATCAGAAAATATATTTGTTCAAAAAGAATTAAAAAAAGTTTTGGGCAGATATTTATTTCTGATTTTGGTTATGTCTGATGTTGTTTGTACATCCCTTTTGGAGGCCGTTCATATTAATCTACGTATCACAGGATCTGTTTGGATTGCTAAAATGGAAAAAAAATAAAAATAATTTTAATTATTAAAATCATTCATACATAAACAACTCACTACCTGATCTCCTGACAAATCTCTATTAAAACACCATTGGTATTCTTAGGGTGCAAAAAACAAATCAGCTTATTATCAGCTCCTTTTTTTGGGGTCTCATGCAGTAATACAAAGCCTTCTTCCTTTAACCTTGCCATCTCCGCATGTATGTCTGCCACTTCAAAAGCGATGTGATGCATACCAGCTCCCTTTTTAGCCAGAAATTTAGCAATCGCACTGTCAGAGCCCGTTGCCTCCAACAGCTCTATTTTTGTTTCCCCCTGTTGAAAAAAGGCTGTCTGCACTTGCTCAGAGCTCACCTCTTCCTGCTTGTAACAAGGCGTGTTCAATAATTTCTCAAATAGCGGCACGGATACTGCCAGCGACTCTACAGCGATCCCGATGTGTTCTACTTTTAACATGGAAAATCATTTACTGGTATAATAAAATGCAGTCTTGCTTAACCGGGTAAAAATAGAACTTATGTCGTAGATTTGGATTGTTTGGGAAATAATATAGAAAATAAAATAAATATATTGAGCCTGCCTGTTTACCTGGACAACAACGCCACCACGCCCTGTGATCCCAGGGTACTGGAAGTAATGCTGCCCTATTTTACAGAGATGTTTGGCAACGCTGCCAGCCGCAGCCATCCTTTTGGATGGACAGCAGAAGCAGCTGTGGATCATGCCCGTGAACAGGTGGCCAGGCTGATAGGAGCGCAGCCACAGGAAATCGTGTTTACCTCCGGCGCCACAGAAGCTGTCAACCTCGCCATCAAAGGCGTCTTTGAAACCTATGCCACCAAAGGCAACCATATCATCACCTGTGTTACAGAACACAAAGCGGTACTGGATACCTGCAAACATCTGGAGAAAAAAGGTGCTGTCATTACCTGGTTGCCTGTAGATGAAGACGGACTTCCAGACCCGGCTGCCGTAGAAGCCGCCATCACACCGCAAACGATACTGATTGCCATTATGTACGCCAACAATGAAACAGGCGTCATTAATCCGGTGCCGGCCATTGGCGCCATCGCCAAAAAACATGGCATCATTTATATGTCAGACGCTACACAGGCCGTGGGTAAGATACCTGTCCATGTAGACCATGACGGCATTGACCTGCTCACCCTCAGCGCCCATAAAATGTACGGC
Encoded proteins:
- a CDS encoding YceI family protein, which translates into the protein MKSLICLLFLALLSSPLLAQDIFSSKNTHFSFFSSSPLEDIEAKTEKGVSAINIKTKAIYFKVPIASFQFRQKLMQEHFNQNYLESDKYPYAEFKGKVLDDADLSKDGTYQVTVEGILNLHGVDKTYKEKGTITVKGGNITAGATFNIRIADHRIDIPTIVVKNIAEVVAVTVNALYTVVNR
- a CDS encoding UDP-N-acetylmuramoyl-tripeptide--D-alanyl-D-alanine ligase, with protein sequence MTIEQLYNIYLQHRSVQTDTRKLKANDIFFALKGDNFNGNTFAAKALEMGAAFAVVDEAAYFTHPDRMMLVDNVLETLQALALWHRKQLNIPFLAITGTNGKTTTKELINASLSAGFKTYATIGNLNNHIGVPLTILGISSDVEIAVIEMGASHQQEIASYCTIALPTHGIITNIGKAHLEGFGSEEGVKKAKGELYDYLRANNGTVFVCNDYPYLMEMSKGISKVITYGSKDADYTGTPAADKALIGVQITSNSTIGFIQTKLTGSYNFPNVMAAVAVASHFNVPVEKIGPAIANYTPSNNRSQVIQQGTNTIIMDAYNANPSSMKAAIDNFVGIDATRKVLMLGAMMELGTDSIREHEALVEQLQRHHWEAVVLVGGDFKKVNHPYIFLENSAEAAQWLQQQQFQDTYILIKGSRSTGMEKVIA
- a CDS encoding porin family protein, with product MKRIFLLALTIGMVQMGMAQSGYRTFREKVRLGFKLDPMISILKPQESGVNRNSSKAGLAFGVMADFNLNETGNYALASGFNVVLGGSKLKYDAGKGLGDFKASPAEYNMKLTYIEIPLALKLKTTSHNDIDWWGQFGTYLAFPVSGRADIISLNQTFDRVNILPEMNRINIGMLIGAGIEYPLGETLKGVVGVTYQNGFVDVTRNAKWNDGKVNMNSFALRLGVYF
- a CDS encoding DUF5777 family beta-barrel protein, whose translation is MKIIVSLMLLAGISFYAQAQDDLSKLFDSTGVRHPKVLYTYKGTRIIMGHSTETLRKHELDFRVDHRFGDMAGEFGGVKTFYGMDNSTDIRIGLEYGITDRLMVGLGRSKGSGAQRQLVDVLAKYRLLEQTQDDHMPVSVSLLGTTVISCMTSEADPHQAAYFKDAADRMSYVAQAIVSRKFGILSLTLSPTFVHRNRVGYMDMNNLFAMGVGGRLKLSKRVGLIAEYYYPFRSNDSKDYYKKSTSLYNPLAVGVEIETGGHVFHINFTNATAIQETQFIPETTSSWLQGQYRWGFNISRRFTLFGKKDWKK
- the apaG gene encoding Co2+/Mg2+ efflux protein ApaG codes for the protein MVKKVTEGITISVETFYQPDYSNPIGGEFMFAYRITIENNNTFPIKLLRRHWFIIDSNGSHREVEGEGVVGVQPLLAPGETYQYVSGSNLRTEIGKMYGTYQMENQLDKKILDVRIPEFQMVVPFKLN
- the gldB gene encoding gliding motility lipoprotein GldB; this translates as MRHYPTYSLLAGCLMVLLFHACKPGSKAPDVSHIPMDVSIQRFDSALFTLDTNNLQPGLTALHASYPVFMPIYISEIMNMGAYTDSSREIQQQVRLFLTNPDFRQLEKAVTAKFGNTTSLQTQLAQAFRYTKYYIPAFHPPKVVTFISGIANYGAITIDSILGIGLDMYMGADFPPYARIPDYPDYMIQRFAPEYITTNCMQVIQQQLYPAPRNGGGLLEQMIEAGKQQYFLSKVLPQTADSIRFGYTKDQLQWCHENEKMIWQFFVQNNLLYSTDWQQINHFMTDAPSTQGMPEGSPGKIGYFVGYAIVSKYMEKHTDVTLQQLMESKNLLEIFKESKYRP
- a CDS encoding eCIS core domain-containing protein, with product MEKIRCRIHVDSGLARIAAMVMGVEQVAMVLGRTIHLYGASRLEFLADTAWLRHEACHVKQYQQYGMMGFLRRYLYECARKGYYHNRLEIAARMAETDPLVLEGIEII
- a CDS encoding NAD+ synthase, whose translation is MKIILAQQNYHIGNFEHNTQKIIDGIHAAKVQGADLVVFSELCVCGYPPRDFLEFEDFIGQCYHAIDVIKAHTKDIAVLVGSPARNPQREGKDLFNAAWFLHEGEVKQVVHKTLLPTYDVFDEYRYFEPSYEWNIIPFKGKKLAVTICEDIWNLGNNPLYRVCPMDVLMAQEPDVMINLSASPFDYDHDEDRKEIIRANVLKYKLPMYYCNTVGSQTEIVFDGGSLIFDAAGNVAKVLPYFTEALDGMDLEDLLSKGTAVAATPTFTPLTELVFDHNIHRIYDALVLGIRDYFSKMGFKKAILGSSGGIDSAVVLAIACDALGSENVRAVLMPSPYSTDHSVNDAVALSKNLNNPYDIIRINDIYENFLTTLEPYFKGLPFNVAEENTQSRIRGNLLMGLSNKFGYILLNTSNKSELSTGYGTLYGDMAGGLSVLGDVYKMQVYALARYINREREIIPVNIIEKAPSAELRPNQKDSDSLPDYTVLDKLLYQYIERRQGPKEIIAQGFDSALVSRALKMVNTNEYKRNQFCPIIRVSSKAFGVGRRMPIVGKYLS